A single window of Treponema denticola ATCC 35405 DNA harbors:
- a CDS encoding leucine-rich repeat domain-containing protein, which translates to MTKFRTHNKKKGAAALITAAVLTLALLFTACPNNAGGSKPEPTPPPVTKYKVELDRNICGNVRVTPALSENGMVAENTVLTFTAEPLQGYDLEKWELDGTAVNGTALTYTLKVTANAKVFVFFKRNGGTPPAMHTVTLTEPEHGSVDTVPVIPPGHHKVPEGTELIFRAEPDAGYAVDKWTVSSGSFLLGGTDGSTSATLKITEAVTVTVTFKQVLCKIDFGVDGTDGTLTAKVDGSEIHSGDMVEHGKTIVFRATPAYSSYAVEQWTNNGTVISGGANTTYNHTVTAAANIKVKFKYTGPALTVDTTELTGTVGRTFRHRFVTGGSGSYTAEAETPDILTLFTADLNSQGEIGMRCEQVGSTRIKITDTVSGQTAFSGLITVKPDEDYFEEGGMRYRITDKTAREVSVTAETAHYIYAPYTVPSLTIPKEVAHGGITYTVTSVERVGGWGTTLQSVTVASDNAYLLAENGVIFNKDKTVLLGYLPDKPDVFYTVPASVIRLGDGSFSNVPALTSLTLPNGLKTIGDKALWNCENLVVLNLPSSLESIGWRSLGYIKVSSIVVPENITQLWDLFLSYCPELTSVELPSTLTEMRGDVLVYDPKLKTVKCKAANPPVIDGNAFKSTPIASARLIVPAGSKALYQAAEGWKDFGTIVEY; encoded by the coding sequence ATGACAAAGTTTAGAACACACAACAAAAAGAAGGGAGCCGCGGCGCTCATCACAGCCGCAGTTTTAACGCTGGCACTGCTTTTTACCGCCTGCCCGAATAATGCGGGCGGGAGCAAGCCGGAGCCCACACCGCCGCCGGTAACAAAGTACAAGGTAGAGCTTGACCGCAATATATGCGGCAATGTAAGGGTAACGCCTGCACTGAGCGAAAACGGCATGGTAGCCGAAAACACCGTGCTCACTTTTACGGCAGAACCGCTTCAAGGCTATGATCTTGAAAAGTGGGAGCTTGACGGCACGGCGGTAAACGGCACAGCGCTTACCTACACGCTCAAAGTTACGGCAAACGCAAAGGTTTTTGTATTCTTTAAACGGAACGGCGGAACGCCTCCTGCCATGCACACGGTAACGCTTACCGAGCCGGAGCACGGCAGTGTAGATACTGTTCCGGTAATCCCGCCCGGCCATCACAAAGTGCCCGAAGGCACCGAACTTATCTTTAGGGCAGAACCGGATGCAGGCTATGCGGTAGATAAGTGGACGGTTTCGTCGGGCTCATTTTTACTAGGCGGCACCGACGGAAGCACGAGCGCAACGCTTAAAATCACCGAAGCCGTTACCGTAACCGTAACCTTTAAGCAGGTACTATGTAAAATCGATTTCGGCGTGGACGGTACGGACGGCACGCTTACGGCAAAAGTTGACGGCAGCGAAATCCATTCGGGCGATATGGTGGAACATGGCAAAACCATCGTCTTTAGGGCAACGCCGGCATATTCGAGTTATGCGGTCGAACAATGGACGAACAACGGAACGGTCATATCGGGAGGAGCAAACACAACCTACAACCACACCGTAACGGCAGCGGCAAATATCAAAGTAAAGTTTAAATATACCGGTCCCGCGCTCACGGTAGATACAACAGAGCTTACCGGAACGGTAGGACGTACCTTTAGACACCGGTTCGTAACGGGAGGATCCGGCAGCTACACGGCGGAAGCTGAAACACCGGACATCCTCACACTTTTCACAGCCGACCTGAACAGTCAGGGTGAAATCGGGATGCGGTGCGAACAAGTCGGTTCAACGCGCATAAAGATAACCGACACGGTAAGCGGGCAAACCGCTTTTTCAGGCCTCATTACCGTAAAACCGGACGAAGACTACTTTGAAGAAGGCGGCATGCGCTACCGCATAACGGACAAAACCGCCCGAGAGGTGAGCGTAACCGCAGAGACAGCTCATTATATCTACGCGCCGTATACGGTACCATCGCTTACCATACCCAAAGAAGTTGCCCACGGCGGCATAACCTACACGGTAACGAGCGTAGAGAGAGTCGGTGGGTGGGGAACTACGCTGCAAAGCGTAACGGTCGCATCCGATAACGCCTACCTTTTGGCCGAAAACGGCGTTATCTTTAACAAAGATAAAACCGTACTGTTAGGTTATCTGCCGGATAAACCGGATGTTTTTTACACCGTTCCTGCAAGCGTAATAAGATTGGGAGATGGCTCTTTTTCAAACGTTCCCGCACTGACATCCCTTACATTGCCAAACGGCTTAAAGACTATTGGAGATAAGGCGCTTTGGAACTGCGAAAACCTTGTTGTGCTTAACCTGCCGTCTTCGCTGGAATCTATCGGCTGGCGTTCGCTGGGGTATATAAAGGTTAGCTCGATAGTTGTGCCGGAAAACATAACGCAGCTTTGGGACTTATTTCTTTCCTATTGTCCTGAATTGACGTCGGTCGAGCTCCCCTCAACGCTTACCGAAATGAGGGGGGATGTCCTTGTGTACGATCCTAAACTGAAGACGGTAAAGTGCAAAGCGGCAAATCCGCCGGTCATTGACGGCAACGCATTTAAAAGCACGCCCATCGCATCCGCAAGGCTCATCGTACCCGCCGGTTCCAAAGCACTCTACCAAGCCGCAGAAGGCTGGAAAGACTTCGGCACGATTGTGGAGTATTGA